The Deinococcus sedimenti genome has a segment encoding these proteins:
- a CDS encoding dipeptide/oligopeptide/nickel ABC transporter permease/ATP-binding protein, with protein sequence MKALAFLKVLAFLRRSPRAAAGLGILTVMLLMALGAPLLTPYSPTAQDFGTWLPPQAAHPLGTTALGQDIWAQLLYGARLTLLIGFTAGLVATLIGTALGLSAAYFGGRTDEAINVLLNVFLVLPGLPLLIIASAFLRGGGVWSVIVVIALTGWAWGARVLRAQALTVRGRDFVAAAIASGEGPARIIFVEMLPNLAGLIAASFFSTALYAALSEAGLAFLGMGDVSQVTWGTMLYWAQARGALLQGAWWWIAAPGLLIALLGTAFALVNFGIDEITNPRLTQTAGRRRTRRTPPQAAVTGNAPDGALLAVSHLNAGYVTPQGARVRAVRDVSLRVAPGEFVGLAGESGCGKSTLAFAATRLLAPPGEVFSGQSRLNGQDLLALSDAELRRVRWRDYSVVFQASMNVLNPVLRVREQIFDAMQAHGVTDPATLEARARELFDLVGLRADYLSAYPHQLSGGMKQRVVIAIALALEPKLVVMDEPTTALDVVVQRQILQEIDAARRRLGIAVVFITHDLSLLVEMSDRIAIMYAGEIVEEAPAADLYARPLHPYTERLMHAFPPLDGPRERRSGIPGRPPPLSADLTGCPFHDRCPSRMPGTCDVQAPASVTVRPGHRVACFLHAPDARPAPQETADAAD encoded by the coding sequence GTGAAGGCGCTGGCCTTCCTGAAAGTGCTGGCCTTCCTGCGCCGCTCTCCACGCGCCGCCGCCGGACTGGGCATCCTGACGGTCATGCTGCTCATGGCGCTGGGCGCGCCGCTGCTCACGCCGTACTCGCCCACCGCGCAGGACTTCGGGACGTGGCTGCCCCCGCAGGCCGCGCACCCGCTGGGCACCACCGCGCTGGGGCAGGACATCTGGGCGCAGCTGCTGTACGGCGCGCGCCTGACCCTGCTGATCGGCTTCACGGCCGGACTGGTCGCCACGCTGATCGGCACGGCGCTGGGCCTGAGCGCCGCGTACTTCGGCGGGCGCACCGACGAGGCCATCAACGTGCTGCTGAACGTGTTCCTGGTGCTGCCGGGCCTGCCGCTGCTGATCATCGCCAGCGCGTTCCTGCGCGGCGGGGGCGTGTGGTCGGTCATCGTGGTGATCGCCCTGACCGGCTGGGCGTGGGGCGCGCGAGTGCTGCGCGCGCAGGCGCTGACCGTGCGCGGGCGGGACTTCGTGGCGGCCGCCATCGCGTCCGGGGAGGGCCCCGCGCGGATCATCTTCGTGGAGATGCTCCCGAACCTCGCCGGGCTGATCGCCGCGAGCTTCTTCAGCACGGCGCTGTACGCGGCGCTGTCCGAGGCGGGCCTGGCGTTCCTGGGCATGGGCGACGTGTCGCAGGTCACCTGGGGCACCATGCTGTACTGGGCGCAGGCACGCGGGGCGCTGCTGCAGGGCGCGTGGTGGTGGATCGCCGCGCCGGGCCTGCTGATCGCGCTGCTGGGCACCGCCTTCGCCCTGGTGAACTTCGGCATCGACGAGATCACCAACCCCCGCCTGACCCAGACCGCCGGGCGCCGCCGGACGCGCCGCACCCCGCCCCAGGCCGCCGTGACCGGGAATGCCCCGGACGGGGCGCTGCTGGCTGTGTCGCACCTGAACGCCGGGTACGTCACGCCGCAGGGCGCGCGCGTGCGGGCCGTGCGGGACGTGAGCCTGCGGGTCGCGCCGGGCGAGTTCGTGGGCCTGGCCGGCGAGTCCGGCTGCGGGAAGTCCACCCTGGCGTTCGCCGCGACCCGCCTGCTCGCCCCGCCCGGCGAGGTCTTCAGCGGGCAGTCCCGCCTGAATGGGCAGGACCTGCTGGCCCTGAGTGACGCCGAGCTGCGGCGCGTGCGCTGGCGGGACTACTCGGTGGTGTTCCAGGCCAGCATGAACGTCCTGAACCCCGTGCTGCGCGTGCGCGAACAGATCTTCGACGCCATGCAGGCCCACGGCGTGACCGACCCGGCCACGCTGGAGGCCCGCGCGCGCGAACTGTTCGACCTGGTCGGGCTGCGTGCCGACTACCTGAGCGCCTACCCGCACCAGCTGTCGGGCGGCATGAAGCAGCGCGTGGTGATCGCCATCGCCCTGGCGCTCGAACCGAAACTGGTCGTCATGGACGAACCCACCACCGCGCTGGACGTGGTCGTGCAGCGCCAGATCCTCCAGGAGATCGACGCCGCCCGGCGCCGCCTGGGCATCGCGGTGGTGTTCATCACGCACGACCTGTCCCTGCTTGTCGAGATGAGTGACCGCATCGCCATCATGTACGCCGGGGAGATCGTCGAGGAGGCCCCCGCCGCCGACCTGTACGCCCGGCCGCTGCACCCGTACACCGAGCGGCTCATGCACGCCTTCCCGCCGCTGGACGGCCCGCGCGAGCGCCGCAGCGGCATCCCGGGCCGCCCCCCGCCGCTGAGCGCCGACCTGACCGGCTGCCCCTTCCACGACCGCTGCCCCAGTCGCATGCCGGGCACCTGTGACGTGCAGGCCCCGGCCAGCGTGACCGTCCGCCCCGGGCACCGCGTCGCGTGCTTCCTGCACGCCCCGGACGCCCGCCCCGCCCCGCAGGAGACCGCCGATGCCGCCGACTGA
- a CDS encoding ABC transporter permease, with product MPYLLRKFLILLLTLWAAVTLNFILPRLVPGDPIGAMLARYQGKLDPAAVDALKIAYGLNDQGSLVTQYLHYLGQLLRGDFGRSIGQFPTPVMDIVGQAAPWTIGLVGVCTVLAFLIGSALGLYSAWRRGRFLADALAPLALFLNAMPYFWFALLLLYLLAFRTGTFPLSGSLDPFLTAGSAEWWTSLLRHAALPALTIVVTAAGGWLITMRNNVMGVLGEDYVAFARAKGLSEGRLLNRYVLRNALLPSFTAFGMALGFVVGGSILTETVFSYPGLGLQLYGAVTTLDYPLMQAIFLFIALAVLIANFIVDALYVILDPRVRDGRAA from the coding sequence GTGCCCTACCTGCTGCGTAAATTCCTGATCCTGCTGCTGACCCTGTGGGCAGCCGTCACCCTGAACTTCATCCTGCCGCGCCTGGTGCCCGGCGATCCCATCGGCGCGATGCTCGCCAGGTACCAGGGGAAACTCGACCCGGCGGCCGTGGACGCCCTGAAGATCGCGTACGGCCTGAACGACCAGGGCAGCCTGGTGACGCAGTACCTGCACTACCTGGGACAGCTGCTGCGCGGCGACTTCGGGCGGTCCATCGGGCAGTTCCCCACGCCGGTCATGGACATCGTGGGGCAGGCCGCGCCCTGGACGATCGGGCTGGTGGGCGTCTGCACCGTGCTGGCGTTCCTGATCGGCAGCGCGCTGGGCCTGTACAGCGCGTGGCGGCGCGGGCGTTTCCTGGCCGACGCGCTGGCGCCGCTGGCACTGTTCCTGAACGCCATGCCGTACTTCTGGTTCGCGCTGCTGCTGCTGTACCTGCTGGCCTTCCGCACCGGCACGTTCCCGCTGAGCGGCAGCCTCGACCCGTTCCTGACGGCGGGCAGCGCCGAGTGGTGGACGAGCCTGCTGCGGCACGCCGCGCTGCCCGCCCTGACCATCGTGGTCACGGCCGCCGGCGGCTGGCTGATCACCATGCGCAACAACGTGATGGGCGTCCTCGGCGAGGACTACGTGGCGTTCGCGCGCGCCAAGGGCCTGAGCGAGGGGCGGCTGCTGAACCGCTACGTGCTGCGCAACGCGCTGCTGCCCAGCTTCACGGCGTTCGGCATGGCGCTGGGCTTCGTGGTGGGCGGCAGCATCCTCACCGAGACGGTGTTCTCGTACCCGGGCCTGGGCCTGCAGCTGTACGGCGCCGTGACCACCCTGGACTACCCACTGATGCAGGCGATCTTCCTGTTCATCGCGCTGGCGGTCTTGATCGCGAACTTCATCGTGGACGCTCTGTACGTGATCCTCGACCCGCGCGTGCGCGACGGGCGGGCCGCGTGA